One genomic segment of uncultured Methanobrevibacter sp. includes these proteins:
- a CDS encoding prefoldin subunit beta encodes MEIPENIQNQLNQFQQLQQQAQAVTMQVQNVEIQIQETEKALEELKKTDENTEVFKQAGTLLIKVEYADTLAEMEDKLETLQLRKQTMTRQEERVMKKLEEMQATIQNAMQGMGQ; translated from the coding sequence ATGGAGATTCCTGAAAACATTCAAAATCAATTAAATCAGTTTCAACAATTACAACAACAAGCTCAAGCAGTAACCATGCAGGTTCAAAATGTTGAAATTCAAATTCAAGAAACTGAAAAAGCTTTAGAAGAACTTAAAAAAACTGATGAAAATACTGAAGTATTCAAACAAGCTGGAACTTTACTTATTAAAGTTGAATACGCAGATACATTAGCAGAAATGGAAGATAAATTAGAAACTCTTCAATTAAGAAAACAAACCATGACCCGTCAAGAAGAAAGAGTCATGAAAAAACTTGAAGAAATGCAAGCAACTATCCAAAATGCAATGCAAGGTATGGGCCAATAG
- a CDS encoding KEOPS complex subunit Pcc1 codes for MIDETPLESLNSIISIEFDSSHQAEIVYNSILLEFDTAPDFRSSMTIVQDESKIIIKIDAEDSTSFRASVNSAIKWIKLASEINNLTNL; via the coding sequence ATGATTGATGAAACTCCTCTCGAATCGCTTAACAGCATTATATCCATAGAATTTGATAGCAGTCATCAGGCTGAAATTGTTTATAATTCAATCCTTTTGGAGTTTGATACTGCGCCGGATTTTAGATCATCAATGACGATTGTTCAGGATGAATCTAAAATTATTATCAAAATAGATGCTGAAGACTCAACATCCTTTAGAGCTTCTGTCAATTCCGCTATAAAATGGATAAAATTAGCATCAGAAATAAATAATTTAACAAACTTATAA
- a CDS encoding DUF3320 domain-containing protein produces MLNKSTNIIEKEFKNLRRELLDLTLRNQLLNFKSRAKTITIVNQSPLNLFQTLVLQDSKMYFVANKKDKKEDKSSVWDHIPFDFSKFTEGDRKLATDLTPKELQKRLYYINNQAKTMLQEQGYNILYLAIGFLEWKDKSKPRQKNKAPLVLIPVAMERKKVGESFNLEWTGEDIQTNISLKAKLLEAGIELPDFEFKRYGEVIDHYIAKVRLAVSRMDGWEVNNDVALGFFSFTKFVMYNDLNPEAWAENVDLTKNELIQAIFNPAKNDQEAFREEDIDLRLEYQNMYQVLDADSSQIAAIQDVKAGRNLVVEGPPGTGKSQTIVNLIAELLAEGKSVLFVSEKMAALDVVKDRLTAVGLGKFVLELHSHKTRRKKFLKDLQKATNVRHQEPLNIDQTIRKLETLRHQLDDYSQIIHKPVFAVNLSAFQLYGMKESADDHFARKDTLMPLVRFESPESVTLKDLDDMKIALENLAELYQTISKENPWSKCSPKSLLPADLREIEMLINDTLHSLDNFLVERGRVYDIYGIKKPDTLNEFKNSLSAFEVIKSQNAELIDASIIKSGAWNSNNDDAFRLIQELQRYQKYAGILNKFNQNIFQVDIDRLIYELQQLSNKRFRFFSSNQHHEIVERYYARPVTGSADDIIRELQEAKAVIKMRRNLEANETLGKKYYGGYWHLNANPEDLKTIARWMNEFTALVREGTFSENTIDLMSKDLFDFNPERDLADYIDSGEEFVRELSRLREKLNPRSKLIFKRETGDVPFEAWQEQLYTWRGQLSSLHLWSQYLNTKNALKTSNARMFVDSIEKRNIKKEDIEALVEGNFADSLLNILFVENHELATFVGELHENRIREFKDLDKKILTLNRKRIFQRLNSNIPKIFGGTENPQAKILAGEFTRKSGHMPVRKLLERAGGMIKQIKPCFMMSPLSIAQYLDPTNEELQFDVVIFDEASQVKPEDALGAFMRGKTAVVMGDTQQLPPTSFFDQMSDADSDEEEATSLDMESILHLCKLSFPVKMLKWHYRSRHESLITVSNREFYDNDLLVYPSPSHSDPELGLKFHYNPNTQYLRGKSSANPLEAQDVVEEIFNHFEKYGDTKSLGVGTFSVAQKNAILEALEVKRKEHPEYEPLFSDNKEERFFVKNLETIQGDERDVILISVGYGYDQDGKMSLNFGPLNQDGGERRLNVLITRAREKCVVFSNFKAYDMNLTANPPYGVKSLKEFLEYAENLTLGTQGNDEYTVEPFEDAIASFLQENGYTVDRQIGCAGFRVDLAIVDDENPGKYILGITTDGKMYSSSKVARDRDRLREQVLTGLGWKLYHLWSTDWYRNRDLGRKKLLEFVEKSIRQTREEERRRSEEEKKLAEKRRLEAEKKAEELRLAREREEKEKAEKEAEESEINPEDIGPADFVEVEKVDDGDVFEKPIDVSAIDPSEFFEDDDINVDSGNSNPINEEKTQVESPSEFVTVEESDEEGFKPNPSEFIEDDSIDEEISILENDNTAKTSDIEKDDADDHNPEVDVSEPDVSVDDIGVVSDSDDVDVSVDDVSEPVGDDGSIGEVDDVSEPVGDDGSIGEVDDDSQPVNDVVEDSQDDKEVWESQDESQDKNDDAEVWEDDEDVSPEDNAEVWEDDADYADEEESKLRSFKQKVRDFITHEEPDEDESNKTSFFSGLKFHKGLGKNSDLEDEIDEDIKFTEDSKNEKEPAEEKVDLGSDDDYIYVDHSNDEINDESYIEDDFDIHDYASEVDDEPVYDEKEFEEDSSFDEVQDKNIKKPIFSEKVNIEPKKSSNNDIDEVDVEKEVHFDNDEVNAKDVDVDLGSDDVNVDNRRDLSHDGVDVDLGSVDLGSDDVNVDNRRDLSHDGVDVDLGSDDVNVEDDKVDLGSDDDYIYVDHSNDEVAEEDSEDTTHEVDEAPQEFKVKNKHKRASYVKSVISEMVSGESQLEVEEIETVRGEVIDEDAPLHKPAPKDDMVVEAEIVNGGDANPQYIPSVETSYDDDYFEEDEELNIFTDELPDLSHDEQDEIHDEATRVIDKAMDQFMSDVFDKEDEKPSEIIQEPKNDINFEPKYEDDAGDELESNIEDMFVDEEITSEVTSDIEDVKNDVENESVEENTLPDEVVYFKGATDVTNPLRKNNVYYKNENKRSLKDSIRGIKKDMAYINKSLNEIENPTEIDYVSVVDRTEEYDPRDYLSRPSDDDSDKIIQMEEESLKKEFTGNDFDNNFVEDDVIVTETQDEFSDEYKDQALENIIQSADEDYKEIEKERFQNNNKLKAFDDKKLPGKKKLEDEIIDYVEATDIGLTSQNELYSQPISTISKSIVTIVDIEGPIHVKEVTKRVKDSCHIKRAGSNLKKTVQSAISEAENSGDIIKIGDFLYDASNNNVVIRRRQKPNIELISDEEIAKSIEMVLLHKDNVSTKQIAKETSRNFGFKSTSKKTSARINSVLDLMIANNRVKIVNDYVELN; encoded by the coding sequence ATGTTAAACAAATCAACTAATATAATCGAAAAGGAATTTAAGAATTTACGTAGGGAGCTATTGGATTTAACTTTAAGAAATCAGCTTCTTAACTTTAAATCAAGAGCAAAAACCATTACTATAGTAAATCAATCTCCTTTAAATCTTTTCCAAACTCTTGTTCTCCAAGACAGCAAGATGTATTTTGTTGCAAACAAAAAGGACAAAAAGGAAGACAAGTCTTCAGTTTGGGATCACATTCCATTTGATTTTTCAAAGTTTACAGAAGGAGACAGGAAGCTGGCTACCGATTTGACCCCAAAAGAACTTCAAAAAAGATTATATTACATTAACAACCAAGCTAAAACAATGCTTCAGGAGCAAGGTTATAATATTCTGTATCTGGCAATTGGATTTTTGGAATGGAAAGACAAATCCAAGCCAAGACAGAAAAATAAGGCTCCGCTGGTTTTGATTCCTGTTGCAATGGAAAGGAAAAAGGTTGGAGAATCATTCAATCTTGAATGGACTGGAGAGGATATTCAAACCAACATTTCACTTAAAGCCAAATTGTTGGAAGCAGGTATTGAACTTCCTGATTTCGAATTCAAAAGATATGGTGAAGTCATTGACCATTATATTGCAAAAGTCCGTCTTGCAGTATCTCGTATGGATGGATGGGAAGTCAACAATGATGTGGCTTTAGGTTTCTTTAGTTTTACTAAATTTGTAATGTATAATGATTTAAATCCTGAAGCATGGGCTGAAAATGTAGATTTAACCAAAAATGAATTGATACAGGCTATTTTCAATCCAGCCAAAAACGATCAGGAAGCGTTTAGAGAAGAGGATATTGACTTAAGGCTTGAATATCAGAATATGTATCAGGTTTTGGATGCTGATTCATCCCAGATTGCAGCTATTCAGGACGTTAAGGCCGGTAGGAATCTTGTTGTGGAAGGACCGCCAGGAACCGGTAAATCACAGACAATTGTAAATTTAATTGCCGAGTTACTTGCAGAAGGTAAATCAGTTTTATTTGTATCTGAAAAAATGGCAGCATTGGATGTTGTAAAAGACAGATTGACTGCTGTAGGTTTGGGCAAATTTGTTTTGGAATTGCATTCCCATAAAACCAGGAGAAAAAAATTCCTTAAGGATTTGCAGAAGGCAACCAACGTACGTCATCAGGAACCATTGAATATTGATCAGACTATTCGAAAACTTGAAACCTTGCGTCATCAATTGGATGATTATTCTCAAATTATTCATAAACCTGTATTTGCCGTAAATTTATCCGCATTTCAATTATATGGTATGAAAGAATCAGCAGATGATCATTTTGCAAGAAAAGATACACTGATGCCTCTGGTTAGATTTGAAAGTCCTGAAAGTGTAACCTTAAAAGATTTGGATGATATGAAAATTGCTCTTGAAAATCTTGCCGAGTTATATCAGACCATTTCCAAAGAGAATCCATGGAGCAAATGCTCTCCTAAAAGTCTGCTTCCTGCAGATTTAAGAGAAATCGAAATGCTCATTAATGATACTCTCCATAGTTTGGATAACTTCCTTGTGGAGCGCGGAAGGGTTTATGATATTTATGGAATAAAAAAACCGGATACTCTAAATGAGTTTAAAAATTCACTTTCCGCTTTTGAAGTCATCAAATCCCAGAATGCAGAACTGATAGATGCAAGTATCATAAAATCAGGTGCATGGAACAGTAACAATGATGATGCATTCAGATTAATTCAGGAACTTCAAAGATATCAGAAATATGCCGGAATTTTAAATAAATTCAACCAAAACATTTTCCAGGTGGATATTGACCGTTTAATCTATGAGCTGCAGCAGCTTTCCAACAAACGTTTCCGTTTCTTTAGTTCCAATCAGCATCATGAAATTGTAGAAAGATATTATGCCCGTCCGGTAACAGGCAGTGCTGATGACATCATAAGAGAACTGCAAGAAGCAAAAGCAGTTATTAAAATGAGAAGAAATCTGGAAGCTAATGAAACTTTGGGCAAAAAATATTATGGAGGATATTGGCATTTAAATGCAAATCCTGAAGACTTAAAAACTATTGCCCGCTGGATGAATGAATTTACCGCCCTTGTTCGTGAAGGAACCTTTTCAGAAAACACCATTGATTTGATGAGTAAAGACTTATTTGACTTTAACCCTGAAAGAGACCTTGCAGATTACATAGACTCTGGAGAAGAATTTGTAAGGGAACTGTCCAGACTTAGGGAAAAATTAAACCCTAGAAGTAAATTAATCTTTAAAAGAGAAACAGGTGATGTTCCATTTGAAGCATGGCAGGAACAGTTGTATACCTGGAGAGGACAACTATCAAGTCTTCATTTATGGTCACAATACTTGAATACTAAAAATGCACTGAAAACTTCCAATGCAAGAATGTTTGTAGATTCCATTGAGAAAAGAAACATTAAAAAAGAAGATATTGAAGCATTGGTTGAAGGAAACTTTGCAGATTCACTTTTAAACATATTATTTGTTGAAAATCATGAACTGGCAACATTTGTTGGCGAACTTCATGAAAACAGAATAAGGGAATTTAAGGATTTAGACAAAAAGATTCTCACCCTTAACCGTAAAAGGATATTCCAAAGACTGAACAGTAATATTCCAAAAATCTTTGGAGGAACTGAAAATCCACAGGCAAAAATATTGGCCGGAGAATTTACAAGAAAAAGCGGACACATGCCTGTCAGAAAACTTTTGGAAAGGGCAGGGGGAATGATAAAACAGATTAAACCTTGTTTTATGATGTCTCCATTATCTATTGCACAGTACCTTGACCCTACAAATGAAGAATTGCAGTTTGATGTTGTTATTTTTGACGAAGCAAGTCAGGTAAAACCTGAAGATGCATTAGGTGCATTTATGAGGGGTAAAACTGCTGTGGTTATGGGAGACACTCAGCAATTGCCTCCAACTTCATTTTTCGACCAAATGTCCGATGCAGACAGCGATGAAGAGGAAGCTACATCACTGGATATGGAAAGTATCTTGCATCTTTGTAAATTATCCTTCCCTGTTAAAATGCTTAAATGGCACTACAGATCCCGCCATGAATCATTGATTACAGTTTCAAATAGGGAATTTTATGACAATGACCTTTTGGTTTATCCGTCACCTTCACATTCTGATCCGGAACTTGGTTTGAAATTCCATTATAATCCAAATACTCAATATTTGAGAGGTAAATCTTCTGCTAATCCTCTTGAAGCACAGGATGTTGTAGAAGAGATATTTAATCACTTTGAAAAATATGGTGATACAAAAAGTTTAGGTGTTGGAACATTTTCCGTTGCTCAGAAAAATGCAATATTGGAAGCTCTGGAAGTAAAACGTAAGGAGCATCCTGAATATGAACCGTTATTCTCAGACAATAAGGAAGAACGTTTCTTTGTTAAAAACCTTGAAACAATACAGGGAGATGAACGTGATGTTATTCTAATCAGTGTGGGTTATGGTTACGACCAGGATGGAAAAATGTCCCTTAATTTCGGTCCTTTAAATCAGGACGGAGGAGAAAGACGTTTAAATGTATTGATTACACGTGCAAGAGAAAAATGTGTAGTATTTTCAAACTTCAAAGCTTATGATATGAATTTAACAGCTAACCCTCCTTATGGTGTCAAATCCCTTAAGGAATTTTTAGAATATGCTGAAAATTTGACTTTAGGTACACAGGGTAATGATGAATACACTGTAGAACCGTTTGAAGATGCAATAGCTAGTTTCCTGCAGGAAAATGGTTATACTGTAGACAGACAAATAGGTTGTGCCGGATTTAGGGTAGATCTGGCTATTGTGGATGATGAAAACCCTGGAAAATATATATTGGGAATTACAACTGACGGAAAAATGTATTCCTCAAGTAAGGTAGCTCGTGATAGGGACAGGCTTCGTGAACAAGTTTTAACTGGTCTCGGATGGAAATTATATCATTTATGGTCAACTGACTGGTATAGAAACAGAGATTTGGGACGTAAAAAACTGTTGGAATTCGTTGAAAAATCAATTCGCCAAACTCGTGAAGAAGAGAGGCGCAGGTCTGAAGAAGAGAAGAAATTAGCTGAAAAAAGAAGATTGGAAGCTGAGAAAAAAGCTGAAGAATTGCGTTTGGCCCGTGAAAGAGAAGAAAAAGAAAAGGCTGAAAAAGAGGCAGAAGAATCTGAAATAAATCCTGAAGATATTGGTCCTGCAGATTTTGTGGAGGTTGAAAAAGTTGATGATGGTGATGTTTTTGAAAAGCCTATTGATGTAAGCGCAATTGACCCTTCAGAATTCTTTGAAGATGATGATATAAATGTTGATTCAGGTAATTCCAATCCAATAAATGAAGAAAAAACTCAAGTTGAGTCTCCTTCAGAATTTGTTACTGTTGAAGAATCAGATGAAGAAGGATTTAAACCTAATCCGTCTGAGTTCATAGAAGATGATTCAATTGATGAAGAAATCAGCATTTTGGAAAATGACAATACGGCTAAAACATCAGACATTGAAAAGGATGATGCTGATGACCATAATCCAGAAGTCGATGTCTCTGAACCTGATGTAAGTGTTGATGATATTGGTGTTGTTTCTGATTCTGATGATGTGGATGTAAGTGTTGATGATGTTTCTGAGCCTGTTGGTGATGATGGTTCTATAGGTGAAGTGGATGATGTTTCTGAGCCTGTTGGTGATGATGGTTCTATAGGTGAAGTGGATGATGATTCTCAACCTGTTAATGATGTTGTTGAAGATTCACAGGATGATAAAGAAGTTTGGGAATCTCAAGATGAATCTCAAGATAAAAATGATGATGCAGAAGTTTGGGAAGATGATGAAGATGTTTCCCCAGAAGACAATGCGGAAGTTTGGGAAGATGATGCTGATTATGCAGATGAAGAAGAATCTAAACTAAGATCTTTTAAGCAAAAGGTTAGGGATTTTATTACTCACGAAGAACCTGATGAGGATGAATCAAATAAAACTTCATTTTTCTCAGGACTTAAATTCCATAAAGGTTTAGGTAAAAATTCAGATTTGGAAGATGAAATCGATGAAGATATTAAATTCACTGAGGATTCTAAAAATGAAAAAGAACCAGCTGAGGAAAAAGTTGATTTAGGTTCTGATGATGATTATATTTATGTTGACCATAGTAACGATGAGATAAATGATGAATCATATATCGAAGATGACTTTGATATTCACGATTATGCCTCTGAAGTTGATGATGAACCTGTCTATGATGAAAAAGAGTTTGAAGAGGATTCAAGCTTTGATGAAGTTCAAGATAAAAATATTAAAAAGCCAATATTTTCAGAAAAAGTCAATATTGAACCTAAAAAATCTTCTAATAATGACATTGACGAAGTAGATGTTGAAAAAGAAGTTCATTTTGATAATGATGAGGTTAATGCTAAAGATGTTGATGTTGATTTAGGTTCTGATGATGTTAATGTTGATAATAGAAGGGATTTGAGTCATGATGGTGTTGATGTTGATTTAGGTTCTGTTGATTTAGGTTCTGATGATGTTAATGTTGATAATAGAAGGGATTTGAGTCATGATGGTGTTGATGTTGATTTAGGTTCTGATGATGTTAATGTTGAAGATGACAAGGTTGACTTGGGTTCTGATGATGATTATATTTATGTTGACCACAGTAACGATGAGGTAGCTGAAGAAGATAGTGAAGATACTACCCACGAGGTGGATGAAGCTCCTCAAGAATTTAAAGTTAAAAATAAACATAAACGGGCCAGTTATGTCAAATCTGTAATTTCGGAGATGGTTTCCGGTGAATCTCAGCTGGAAGTTGAGGAAATTGAAACAGTACGCGGTGAAGTAATTGATGAGGATGCTCCATTGCATAAACCTGCTCCTAAAGATGATATGGTTGTTGAAGCTGAAATTGTAAATGGTGGTGATGCTAATCCGCAATATATTCCATCAGTTGAAACATCCTATGATGATGACTACTTTGAAGAGGATGAAGAACTCAACATCTTTACAGATGAATTGCCTGATTTGAGTCATGATGAACAGGATGAAATTCATGATGAAGCGACTAGGGTCATTGACAAGGCTATGGACCAGTTCATGAGTGACGTATTTGACAAGGAAGATGAAAAACCTTCTGAGATTATTCAAGAGCCTAAAAATGATATTAATTTTGAGCCTAAATATGAAGATGATGCAGGTGATGAGCTTGAATCAAACATTGAAGATATGTTTGTTGATGAAGAAATAACCTCTGAGGTCACTTCAGATATTGAAGATGTCAAAAATGATGTTGAAAATGAATCCGTTGAAGAGAATACATTACCTGATGAAGTAGTATACTTTAAAGGTGCCACTGATGTTACCAATCCTTTAAGAAAAAATAATGTTTACTATAAAAATGAGAATAAACGTTCTTTGAAAGATTCTATTCGGGGAATAAAAAAGGACATGGCTTACATTAACAAATCACTTAACGAAATTGAAAATCCGACAGAAATTGATTATGTTTCAGTTGTTGACAGGACTGAAGAATATGATCCGAGAGACTATCTGTCAAGACCAAGTGATGATGATTCAGACAAGATTATTCAAATGGAAGAGGAATCTCTTAAAAAAGAATTCACCGGCAATGATTTTGATAATAACTTCGTTGAAGATGATGTTATTGTAACTGAAACTCAAGATGAGTTTTCAGATGAATATAAAGATCAGGCATTGGAAAATATTATCCAGTCAGCCGATGAGGATTATAAGGAAATTGAAAAGGAAAGATTCCAGAATAACAACAAGCTTAAGGCATTTGATGATAAAAAACTTCCTGGCAAGAAAAAACTTGAAGATGAAATCATTGATTATGTCGAAGCCACAGATATTGGTTTGACATCACAAAATGAGTTATATTCACAGCCGATTTCCACTATTTCCAAATCAATTGTCACAATCGTGGACATTGAAGGCCCTATTCATGTAAAGGAAGTTACCAAAAGAGTCAAAGACAGCTGCCATATTAAAAGAGCAGGCTCCAATCTGAAAAAAACAGTACAATCTGCAATCAGTGAAGCTGAAAATTCAGGAGATATAATTAAAATAGGTGATTTCCTATATGATGCATCAAATAATAATGTGGTAATTAGAAGAAGGCAAAAACCTAATATAGAATTGATTTCCGATGAAGAAATAGCAAAAAGCATTGAAATGGTTTTGCTGCATAAGGATAATGTTTCAACCAAACAGATTGCAAAAGAAACTTCACGTAATTTCGGTTTCAAATCCACTTCTAAAAAGACATCAGCCAGAATCAATAGTGTTTTAGATTTGATGATTGCCAACAATCGTGTTAAAATAGTCAATGATTATGTTGAACTTAATTAG
- a CDS encoding PfkB family carbohydrate kinase — translation MTLVVIGPVTKDLIVIGDEKSQKTGGATYFQSFVFEEFYSDYVALVNCSDKNLVNDFPDLDKVKVIEKDDTHFFINNYPDRDNRDFRQQLSNFADIPIYPGDFENILPNEIDGFVLNPLNRFDFPAETIEYLKGFDVPIFMSVQGFLRVKGDKVNDNYTLKLDNFDELTSILSGVNVIFLDTGEESIIGLDYDVDEMVITNGSKGSRIVCGDEIKISPVPCDKVVDTTGCGDTYMAAYVTQKLLFKSPEKAGNFASQIASEKIRNFGPYKSNKF, via the coding sequence ATGACTCTTGTAGTAATTGGGCCGGTAACAAAGGATTTGATTGTCATAGGTGATGAAAAATCTCAAAAGACAGGTGGAGCAACCTATTTTCAAAGTTTTGTATTTGAAGAGTTTTACAGTGACTATGTTGCTCTTGTCAACTGCAGTGATAAGAATCTTGTTAATGATTTTCCCGATTTGGATAAAGTTAAGGTAATTGAAAAAGATGATACTCATTTTTTTATTAATAACTATCCTGATAGAGATAACCGTGATTTTCGCCAGCAGTTAAGCAATTTTGCAGATATACCAATTTATCCGGGGGATTTTGAAAACATCCTGCCTAATGAAATTGACGGATTTGTTTTAAATCCTTTAAACAGATTTGATTTTCCCGCCGAAACCATTGAATATCTGAAGGGTTTTGATGTTCCTATCTTTATGTCGGTACAGGGGTTTCTCAGAGTCAAAGGCGATAAAGTAAATGACAATTACACATTAAAATTAGATAACTTTGATGAGTTAACATCAATTTTATCAGGCGTTAATGTTATTTTTTTAGATACTGGTGAAGAAAGCATAATTGGACTTGACTATGATGTAGATGAGATGGTCATAACTAACGGAAGTAAGGGTTCCAGAATAGTTTGCGGTGATGAAATAAAAATCAGTCCCGTCCCTTGTGATAAAGTTGTGGATACTACGGGTTGTGGTGATACGTATATGGCAGCTTATGTGACACAAAAATTATTGTTTAAATCACCTGAAAAAGCTGGAAACTTCGCTTCACAAATTGCCAGTGAAAAAATAAGAAATTTTGGACCTTATAAATCAAACAAATTCTGA
- a CDS encoding DUF3194 domain-containing protein: MSKLKKLSPEDLSTISDDFGEILEKEVSKNISTKEVEDLDLDITLNYENDQLDVDVDVGILFDELSEINQDQIMKAIDEAYLKFDSYIDENFRE, encoded by the coding sequence ATGTCTAAACTCAAAAAACTATCTCCAGAAGATTTATCAACTATTTCTGATGATTTTGGCGAAATATTGGAAAAAGAGGTTTCTAAAAATATTTCCACCAAAGAAGTTGAAGACTTGGATTTGGATATTACCCTCAATTATGAAAATGATCAGTTAGACGTTGATGTTGATGTTGGCATTCTTTTTGATGAGCTTTCTGAAATAAACCAAGACCAAATCATGAAAGCTATTGATGAAGCTTATTTGAAGTTTGATTCCTACATTGATGAGAATTTCAGGGAATAA
- a CDS encoding cation diffusion facilitator family transporter, whose product MRIDKHSHHKKAGENLAFVFFMNLTFNIIVIIGGLATNSMAILADCIHDLADTISIALAWALEKVSQKDSSENYSYGYQRFSILGAVIISVFVIIMAFVILQEAIPRLFSPEEVDAGGMLIIAVIGVVFKFVSVHRLHKGETFNEKAIFLHQLGDIFEWLTILILGVVLMFWEGAPYLDPFVSIGIALWLIFNLGRNLYKSLEVLLQKTPDYFDVAEFKNSIMEIDGVNAIDDFHIWSLDGIDSVMTLKVDVDFGYDVGEIKKQIYSISNKYHVVDITIEFE is encoded by the coding sequence ATGAGGATAGATAAACATAGTCATCACAAAAAAGCCGGTGAAAATTTAGCATTTGTATTTTTCATGAATCTTACATTTAATATAATTGTTATTATTGGAGGTCTGGCTACTAACAGTATGGCAATTCTTGCAGATTGTATTCATGATTTGGCAGACACCATTTCAATTGCTCTTGCATGGGCATTGGAAAAGGTTTCTCAAAAGGATTCATCGGAAAATTATTCCTATGGATATCAGAGATTTTCAATTTTAGGTGCAGTAATCATTTCCGTTTTTGTAATTATAATGGCATTCGTTATTCTTCAGGAGGCTATTCCAAGATTATTCTCGCCTGAAGAGGTTGATGCCGGAGGAATGCTTATTATAGCGGTAATAGGTGTGGTTTTCAAATTTGTTTCTGTTCATCGTCTTCACAAAGGAGAAACTTTCAATGAAAAGGCTATTTTTCTGCATCAATTAGGAGATATATTTGAATGGCTTACTATTTTAATATTGGGTGTTGTTTTAATGTTTTGGGAGGGCGCCCCATATTTGGATCCGTTTGTTTCAATAGGAATAGCATTATGGTTGATATTCAACCTTGGAAGGAATTTATATAAATCACTTGAAGTTCTACTCCAAAAAACACCTGATTATTTTGATGTGGCTGAGTTTAAAAATTCCATTATGGAAATCGATGGGGTTAATGCAATTGATGATTTTCACATATGGTCACTTGACGGCATTGATTCTGTCATGACATTAAAGGTTGATGTTGATTTTGGTTATGATGTTGGTGAAATTAAAAAACAGATTTATTCTATTTCAAATAAATATCATGTTGTAGATATCACTATTGAATTTGAATAG
- a CDS encoding HisA/HisF family protein: MIKKIPVIDLMQGQAVSGKSGMRDTYTPLRTVFAPSSNPVDIAQGLKLNGADEMYIADLDLIEAHGHNINDIKMVNTILPVIFDGGVKNCEAFEFFLDYAYKVIVPSETLESIDEMKRIFEKFPKERIVVSVDVKDNELLSKNLDLNLSELKEILKELDPNEIILLDITGVGTEKGYNEKLLNEFSDLKDKLIIAGGLNKNSLNELESIGIKKVLMGTSLHSGEVKLLD, from the coding sequence ATGATTAAAAAAATTCCAGTAATAGATTTAATGCAAGGCCAGGCTGTAAGCGGCAAATCCGGAATGAGGGATACATACACACCATTAAGAACTGTTTTTGCTCCATCATCCAATCCTGTTGATATTGCACAGGGATTAAAGTTGAATGGTGCTGATGAGATGTATATTGCAGATTTGGATTTAATCGAAGCTCATGGTCATAACATTAATGATATAAAAATGGTCAACACAATTTTACCGGTTATTTTTGACGGTGGCGTAAAAAACTGTGAAGCCTTTGAATTTTTCCTGGACTATGCCTACAAGGTCATTGTTCCTAGTGAAACTCTTGAAAGTATAGATGAGATGAAAAGGATATTTGAAAAATTTCCAAAAGAAAGGATTGTAGTAAGTGTTGATGTAAAAGATAATGAGTTGCTTTCTAAAAACCTTGATTTAAATTTATCAGAGCTTAAGGAAATCTTAAAGGAGCTTGATCCCAATGAAATAATCCTTTTGGACATTACAGGTGTAGGTACTGAAAAAGGATATAATGAAAAACTCTTAAATGAATTTTCTGATTTAAAAGACAAGCTGATTATAGCAGGAGGTTTAAATAAAAATTCATTAAATGAACTGGAGTCTATTGGGATAAAAAAAGTATTGATGGGTACAAGTCTTCACTCCGGGGAAGTAAAACTTCTTGATTGA